From a region of the Impatiens glandulifera chromosome 4, dImpGla2.1, whole genome shotgun sequence genome:
- the LOC124936560 gene encoding HVA22-like protein e translates to MSRFWTFLIHAHSLAGPVTMLLWPLYASVIAIESPSKEDDEQWLAYWILYSFLTLLEMLIQPLLEWIPIWYDLKLALVAWLVLPQFRGAAFLYERFVREKIINRFGLAGNHQRRNKQLSPNGKGKNKSDDFIASKKVFFSSSLVIQNFRACLMWVIIQNYRVSLMWVI, encoded by the coding sequence atgagTCGATTTTGGACCTTTCTAATTCACGCCCATTCCCTTGCAGGGCCTGTGACTATGCTTCTTTGGCCTTTGTATGCTTCTGTTATAGCTATTGAATCTCCATCTAAGGAGGATGATGAACAATGGCTTGCATATTGGATTCTCTATTCCTTTCTTACTCTTCTTGAGATGCTCATTCAACCTCTCTTAGAATGGATACCCATTTGGTATGACTTGAAGTTGGCACTGGTGGCTTGGCTTGTTTTGCCGCAGTTTAGAGGGGCAGCTTTCCTTTATGAGAGATTTGTTAGAGAGAAAATCATTAATAGGTTTGGCTTAGCTGGAAATCATCAGAGGAGGAACAAACAGTTGTCTCCTAATGGAAAGGGAAAGAATAAGTCGGATGACTTCATCGCATCTAAGAAGGTATTCTTTTCTTCATCTCTTGTAATCCAAAACTTTAGAGCATGTTTAATGTGGGTTATAATCCAAAACTATAGAGTATCCTTGATGTGGGTAATTTGA